A DNA window from Synechococcus sp. UW179A contains the following coding sequences:
- a CDS encoding MlaD family protein, with product MRRSVREALVGFSIVGAIAAFAGTMLWLRGVRLGSETWTVTADFANAGGLAARSPVTFRGIMVGTVRSVKVTPMAVKAMLEIHADDLKLPLPVKASVSSASLLGGDSQVELVTTGAPLPKNAPTPKSGRCRNSGILCNGATVPGESAASLSTVTATLEQLLNEAQKSNLIPELVESTKQFGITSQDASKFLNTADVAAENVDELVNQLRAEVARAKPTIENLNRATAEAADAAAHINNLAGAIDNPETVSDLKQTVTNARDLTARIDQVGGDIEQLTDDPRFMKSLRSVMIGLGTLFEEVYPAQTGTSN from the coding sequence ATGCGCCGTAGTGTCCGCGAAGCCCTGGTTGGCTTTTCGATCGTCGGAGCGATCGCAGCATTTGCCGGCACCATGCTGTGGCTCAGAGGTGTCCGTCTTGGGTCGGAGACCTGGACTGTGACGGCAGACTTCGCCAACGCTGGCGGACTTGCAGCCCGCTCACCCGTTACGTTTCGGGGAATCATGGTCGGTACGGTTCGATCCGTCAAAGTCACCCCGATGGCTGTGAAGGCCATGTTGGAGATCCATGCCGATGATCTCAAGCTGCCTTTGCCCGTGAAGGCTTCCGTCTCCTCGGCATCACTTCTTGGAGGTGATTCGCAGGTTGAACTGGTCACAACAGGAGCGCCACTTCCGAAGAATGCGCCCACGCCGAAATCAGGCCGTTGTCGCAACAGCGGAATCCTTTGCAACGGTGCAACCGTCCCTGGCGAGTCGGCCGCGAGTCTTTCCACCGTGACAGCCACCCTCGAGCAGCTGCTCAATGAGGCACAGAAGTCGAACCTGATCCCCGAACTGGTGGAGTCAACCAAGCAGTTCGGGATCACCAGTCAGGACGCTTCAAAGTTCCTGAATACGGCAGATGTGGCGGCTGAAAATGTCGACGAGCTGGTCAACCAGCTGCGCGCTGAAGTGGCCAGAGCCAAGCCCACCATTGAAAATCTGAACAGGGCCACCGCTGAGGCTGCCGATGCTGCAGCCCATATCAACAATTTGGCAGGGGCGATCGACAACCCTGAAACGGTGAGTGATCTCAAGCAGACGGTGACCAATGCCCGTGATCTCACGGCTCGCATCGATCAGGTCGGTGGTGATATCGAACAGCTCACTGATGATCCCCGTTTCATGAAGAGCCTGCGCAGCGTGATGATCGGGCTCGGGACCTTGTTTGAGGAGGTCTATCCCGCGCAGACCGGTACATCGAACTAG
- a CDS encoding ABC transporter ATP-binding protein — translation MQWGAKPVLDNVKLSMQPGERIAVVGPSGAGKSTVLRLLAGLQLPTAGELRLFGELQDYLRLDQRRPPDVRLVFQNPALLASLTVEENVGFLLMRLGRLKPAQIRERVQQCLEAVGLNDVADKYPGQLSGGMQKRVSFARALIDDPDREEGAMPLLLYDEPTAGLDPVASTRIEDLIVKTTTVARGCSVVVSHVQSTIERSAERIVMLYGGRFQWDGSVDEYRSTDNPYVVQFRTGNLRGPMQPSDQ, via the coding sequence ATGCAGTGGGGGGCCAAGCCGGTGCTGGACAATGTGAAGCTCTCCATGCAGCCGGGAGAGCGTATTGCGGTGGTTGGGCCTTCAGGGGCGGGGAAGTCAACGGTCCTGCGGCTGTTGGCTGGTCTGCAGTTGCCCACTGCCGGTGAACTGCGCCTGTTTGGAGAACTGCAGGATTACTTGCGCCTTGATCAGCGCCGTCCGCCGGATGTGCGACTGGTGTTTCAGAACCCTGCCTTGCTGGCCTCACTCACCGTTGAGGAAAACGTTGGCTTTCTTTTAATGCGCCTCGGGCGACTGAAACCTGCCCAGATTCGTGAGCGGGTTCAGCAGTGTCTTGAGGCCGTTGGCCTGAATGATGTGGCAGATAAGTATCCCGGCCAGCTCAGTGGAGGTATGCAGAAACGGGTGAGCTTCGCCAGGGCTTTGATTGACGATCCCGACCGCGAAGAGGGGGCGATGCCACTGTTGCTTTACGACGAGCCGACGGCAGGCCTTGATCCGGTTGCCTCAACTCGCATCGAGGATCTGATCGTGAAGACCACGACCGTGGCCCGTGGCTGCTCAGTTGTGGTGAGTCATGTGCAGAGCACAATCGAGCGTTCTGCGGAACGCATCGTGATGCTCTACGGAGGCCGTTTTCAGTGGGACGGCAGCGTCGATGAGTATCGCTCCACCGACAACCCCTACGTCGTTCAGTTCAGGACGGGTAACCTGCGCGGACCGATGCAGCCCTCCGACCAATGA
- the yvcK gene encoding gluconeogenesis factor YvcK family protein: MQAARQRDLMMRSRRAVRWLQPGLVVKRWLLTSGIGLMLALLGAAVWADLQPIYWMLWAIQESLSWITRVLPRGITGPLVLLVGVGLLLWGQSRSFGSIQQALAPEKDTVLVDALRAKSRLNRGPNIVAIGGGTGLSTLLSGLKRYSSHITAVVTVADDGGSSGVLRRELGVQPPGDIRNCLAALSTEEPLLTRLFQYRFSAGGGLEGHSFGNLFLSALTAITGSLETAITASSRVLAVQGQVVPATNVDVRLWAELEDGRRIEGESAIGKAPSPIVRLGCLPERPPALPRALEAIAQADLILLGPGSLYTSLLPNLLVPELVSAIQRSRAPKLYICNLMTQPGETDGLDVSGHLRAIEAQLASLGINHRLFDAVLAQEPIGDSPLIKHYRSRGAEPVTCNRRELEAEGYDVMEAPLQGSRPTATLRHDPRSLALGVMRFYRKHKTDKSSVAS, translated from the coding sequence ATGCAGGCCGCACGGCAGCGTGATCTGATGATGCGCTCCCGCCGGGCGGTGCGTTGGCTCCAACCAGGTCTGGTGGTAAAGCGTTGGTTGCTCACCTCAGGAATTGGACTGATGTTGGCCCTGCTGGGCGCTGCGGTCTGGGCCGATTTACAGCCGATCTACTGGATGCTCTGGGCCATCCAGGAATCATTGAGCTGGATCACTCGAGTGTTGCCGAGGGGAATTACCGGGCCGTTGGTTCTACTTGTGGGCGTCGGCCTGCTGCTCTGGGGGCAGAGCCGCAGCTTCGGTTCCATCCAACAGGCCCTGGCCCCTGAAAAAGACACCGTTTTGGTGGATGCACTGCGCGCAAAAAGCCGCCTCAACCGTGGTCCAAACATCGTCGCCATCGGCGGCGGCACCGGGCTTTCCACGCTGCTGAGTGGCCTCAAGCGTTACAGCAGCCACATCACGGCCGTCGTCACCGTGGCTGACGATGGCGGCAGCAGCGGCGTGCTGCGGCGAGAGCTAGGCGTTCAACCACCCGGCGACATCCGCAACTGTCTGGCAGCGTTATCCACCGAAGAACCGCTGCTGACCCGTCTGTTCCAGTACCGCTTCTCAGCAGGAGGGGGCCTTGAGGGTCACAGCTTCGGCAATCTTTTTCTTTCAGCGCTCACCGCTATCACCGGCAGCCTAGAAACGGCGATCACCGCCTCAAGCCGAGTGCTGGCCGTACAGGGTCAGGTGGTGCCTGCCACGAATGTGGATGTGCGGCTTTGGGCTGAACTGGAGGACGGTCGCCGCATCGAAGGGGAATCGGCGATCGGGAAAGCACCGAGCCCAATCGTTCGTCTGGGATGTCTGCCGGAACGCCCCCCAGCGCTGCCGAGGGCTTTGGAGGCCATCGCACAGGCGGATCTGATTCTGCTGGGCCCTGGCAGCCTCTACACCTCACTGCTGCCCAATCTGCTGGTTCCTGAACTGGTAAGTGCCATTCAGCGCAGCCGTGCGCCGAAGCTCTACATCTGCAATCTGATGACACAGCCCGGTGAAACTGACGGACTGGATGTGAGTGGACATCTGAGGGCCATCGAAGCGCAACTGGCCTCTCTAGGCATCAACCACCGACTCTTTGATGCCGTGCTCGCTCAAGAGCCGATCGGAGACTCACCACTGATCAAGCATTACCGCTCACGCGGAGCTGAGCCGGTGACCTGCAATCGCCGCGAGCTAGAGGCCGAGGGATACGACGTGATGGAAGCACCACTGCAAGGCAGCAGGCCAACAGCAACCCTGCGTCATGACCCTCGCAGTCTGGCGCTGGGAGTGATGCGCTTTTACAGAAAACACAAAACTGATAAATCTTCTGTAGCGAGTTAA
- a CDS encoding NAD(P)H-quinone oxidoreductase subunit J, whose amino-acid sequence MSATPEKDNKPEKVKKPEKVSEAENNPKSEKEVKKDAPVATGPEPGPVSEWLTEQGFEHVVLDPDHVGVEQIGVEGLFLPVIAAALKSHGFDHLQCQGGYDEGPGQQLVSFYHFIAMAEVADGVVDQLREVRLKVFLPREGEPSVPSLYGLFRGSDWQERETYDMFGITFKGHPHPKRLLMPEDWTGWPLRKDYVQPDFYEMQDAY is encoded by the coding sequence ATGAGCGCCACCCCTGAAAAGGACAACAAACCCGAGAAGGTCAAAAAACCCGAAAAGGTCAGCGAAGCTGAGAACAACCCCAAATCTGAGAAGGAGGTCAAGAAGGATGCTCCAGTGGCAACAGGTCCAGAGCCAGGTCCCGTTAGTGAATGGCTGACTGAGCAAGGCTTTGAACATGTGGTTCTGGATCCTGACCATGTCGGGGTTGAGCAGATTGGCGTTGAGGGGTTGTTCCTCCCCGTGATTGCCGCGGCTCTCAAAAGCCATGGATTTGATCATCTGCAGTGCCAGGGTGGTTACGACGAAGGGCCCGGGCAGCAACTGGTCAGCTTCTACCACTTCATTGCCATGGCTGAGGTTGCCGATGGAGTTGTTGATCAGTTGCGCGAAGTGCGCCTGAAAGTGTTTCTCCCCAGAGAAGGAGAGCCGAGTGTTCCCAGCCTCTACGGGCTGTTTCGCGGGTCTGATTGGCAAGAGCGCGAAACATACGACATGTTCGGTATTACCTTTAAAGGTCACCCCCATCCCAAGCGGTTGCTGATGCCTGAGGACTGGACCGGTTGGCCTTTGCGTAAAGACTATGTGCAGCCTGACTTTTATGAGATGCAGGACGCGTATTGA